Proteins from a single region of Microbacterium sp. zg-Y818:
- a CDS encoding L-ribulose-5-phosphate 4-epimerase, with protein sequence MEVAVARVRAEVAALHAELVRYGLVVWTGGNVSGRVPGADLFVIKPSGVSYDALAPENMILCDLDGNVVPGTPGSERSPSSDTAAHAYVYRNMPQVGGVVHTHSPYATAWAARGEAIPCVITAMADEFGGEVPVGPFAIIGDDSIGRGIVDTLTGHRSRAVLMQNHGPFTIGSSAKDAVKAAVMVEDVARTVHLARQGGELIPIAQDAIDRLYDRYQNVYGQTTDDRR encoded by the coding sequence ATCGAGGTCGCCGTGGCGCGTGTGCGCGCCGAGGTCGCGGCGCTGCACGCCGAGCTGGTGCGCTATGGCCTGGTCGTGTGGACCGGCGGCAACGTGTCGGGGCGGGTGCCGGGTGCTGACTTGTTCGTGATCAAGCCGTCGGGGGTGTCGTATGACGCCCTGGCGCCGGAGAACATGATCCTGTGCGACCTGGACGGCAACGTCGTCCCGGGAACGCCGGGCAGTGAGCGTTCCCCGTCGAGTGACACCGCGGCGCATGCGTATGTGTACCGGAACATGCCGCAGGTGGGCGGGGTGGTGCACACGCATTCGCCGTATGCGACGGCGTGGGCGGCGCGTGGCGAGGCGATCCCGTGTGTGATCACGGCGATGGCGGATGAGTTCGGTGGCGAGGTGCCGGTGGGGCCGTTCGCGATCATCGGTGACGATTCGATCGGCCGTGGGATCGTCGACACGCTCACCGGGCATCGGTCGCGGGCGGTGCTGATGCAGAACCACGGTCCGTTCACGATCGGTTCCAGTGCGAAGGATGCCGTCAAGGCGGCGGTGATGGTGGAGGACGTCGCCCGCACCGTGCATCTGGCCCGGCAGGGTGGGGAGCTCATCCCGATTGCGCAGGATGCGATCGACCGGCTCTACGACCGGTACCAGAACGTCTACGGACAGACCACTGACGACCGCCGGTAA
- a CDS encoding ATP-dependent DNA ligase, with translation MGKLVYGSGNRSFDIEDRTLAHLRVVVMNKLRRGEPFMFHHTEPHVTCSVWMHPAVPIVFHFHGSRQPAVNREWVEALMQEASSANGLRIVPEPAPGSLIPTESAG, from the coding sequence GTGGGAAAACTCGTCTACGGCAGCGGCAACCGGTCCTTCGACATCGAGGACCGGACGCTGGCCCACCTGCGGGTCGTGGTCATGAACAAGCTCCGCCGCGGAGAGCCGTTCATGTTCCACCACACCGAGCCGCACGTGACCTGCAGCGTCTGGATGCACCCGGCCGTTCCGATCGTCTTCCACTTCCACGGCAGCCGTCAGCCCGCGGTCAACCGCGAATGGGTCGAAGCGCTCATGCAGGAGGCCAGCAGCGCCAATGGGCTGAGGATCGTTCCGGAACCCGCTCCCGGCTCGCTGATCCCCACCGAATCGGCCGGCTGA
- a CDS encoding cold-shock protein: MATGTVKWFNSEKGYGFIAPDDGSADLFAHYSAIAGNGFKELRETQKVEYDAEQGPKGMQAANIRAL; encoded by the coding sequence ATGGCCACTGGCACCGTGAAATGGTTCAACTCCGAGAAGGGCTACGGCTTCATCGCACCCGATGACGGCTCTGCCGACCTGTTCGCGCACTACAGCGCGATCGCCGGCAACGGCTTCAAGGAGCTCCGCGAGACGCAGAAGGTCGAATACGACGCCGAGCAGGGCCCCAAGGGCATGCAGGCTGCGAACATCCGCGCACTCTGA
- a CDS encoding acyl-CoA desaturase, with protein sequence MGPIRQTYAGTKEFPPITRAYTEVSQAVKEKGLLQRTRGFYALVGLAILAGFAGCIVAFFALGDSWWQLLVAAASGILFTQVAFLSHEAAHRQIFASGPANDRLARFLGPAVVGMSVSWWATKHTRHHANPNRVGKDPDIEIDTISFLDEDAASARGVRRLITKRQGWLFFPLLTFEGLNLYALAFRHLLFNREPIKGRFREIALLLVRHAVVFTPIFVFLPLGMAIAFFFVQVAVFGVYMGASFAPNHKGMPVIAKDAKLDFFSKQVRTSRNIRGGWWATWLMGGLNYQIEHHLFPNMPRPHLAKARPIVMKACEDLNVPYTETSLIKSYAIVIDYLNRVGLAARDPFDCPMATTARRGLGPAA encoded by the coding sequence ATGGGGCCCATCCGACAGACCTACGCAGGCACCAAGGAGTTCCCGCCCATCACGCGGGCGTACACCGAGGTCTCGCAGGCCGTGAAGGAAAAGGGCCTGTTGCAGCGCACCCGCGGCTTCTACGCGCTGGTCGGCCTGGCCATCCTGGCCGGCTTCGCGGGCTGCATCGTCGCTTTCTTCGCACTGGGTGACAGCTGGTGGCAGCTGCTGGTCGCCGCGGCATCCGGCATCCTCTTCACCCAGGTGGCCTTCCTCTCCCACGAAGCGGCGCATCGCCAGATCTTCGCTTCCGGACCTGCCAATGACCGCCTCGCACGCTTTCTCGGCCCGGCCGTCGTCGGCATGAGCGTCTCGTGGTGGGCAACCAAGCACACCCGCCACCACGCCAACCCGAACCGCGTGGGCAAGGACCCCGACATCGAGATCGACACGATCTCGTTCCTCGACGAAGACGCCGCGTCGGCGCGGGGCGTGCGCCGCCTCATCACCAAGCGTCAGGGCTGGCTGTTCTTCCCGCTGCTGACGTTCGAAGGCCTGAACCTCTACGCTCTGGCGTTCCGCCACCTGCTGTTCAACCGGGAGCCGATCAAGGGTCGGTTCCGCGAGATCGCACTGCTGCTGGTGCGGCACGCCGTGGTCTTCACGCCGATCTTCGTCTTCCTGCCGCTCGGCATGGCGATCGCCTTCTTCTTCGTGCAGGTCGCTGTCTTCGGCGTCTACATGGGCGCCTCGTTCGCGCCGAACCACAAGGGCATGCCCGTCATCGCCAAGGACGCGAAGCTGGACTTCTTCAGCAAGCAGGTGCGCACCTCGCGCAACATCCGCGGCGGCTGGTGGGCGACGTGGCTCATGGGTGGCCTCAACTATCAGATCGAGCACCACCTGTTCCCGAACATGCCGCGGCCGCACCTCGCCAAGGCGCGTCCGATCGTCATGAAGGCCTGTGAAGACCTCAACGTGCCCTACACCGAGACCAGCCTGATCAAGTCCTACGCCATCGTCATCGACTACCTCAACCGAGTGGGCCTCGCAGCGCGCGACCCGTTCGACTGCCCCATGGCGACGACCGCCCGTCGGGGACTCGGACCGGCCGCCTGA
- a CDS encoding PfkB family carbohydrate kinase, producing the protein MSDVTIFSPSPILTVTVEDHPSGDEIHVHAGGQGVWQARMLLRLGRTVSMCCTLTGETGRVLRRLLEDEGIVVVPVRRDGRGSAYVHDRRGGQRVVIADEGGDPLGRHELDELYGATLAEGLESRLVILSGPGRDDILPADTYRRLAADLRESGAAVVVDLAGPRLAAALAGGVDVLKVSDEELLADRLISDRSVGAVRRAMRLLRERGARTVVVSRAEEPLLLLDERGFLEVSTPRLQVADDRGAGDSLTAGLAAGMAGGEPPREAVRLGAAAGALNVTRHGLGTGDPAAIAALLETVVVRDASGSEEALPEQPVMGRVSPDGLAALAEPEDGR; encoded by the coding sequence ATGAGCGACGTCACGATCTTCTCCCCCTCCCCCATCCTCACCGTCACGGTGGAGGACCACCCGTCGGGGGACGAGATCCACGTCCACGCCGGCGGCCAGGGCGTCTGGCAGGCGCGGATGCTGCTGCGGCTCGGCCGCACCGTCTCCATGTGCTGCACCCTCACGGGTGAGACCGGCCGCGTGCTGCGGCGGCTGCTCGAGGACGAGGGAATCGTCGTCGTTCCGGTGCGCCGCGACGGGCGCGGTTCGGCCTATGTGCACGACCGCCGCGGCGGACAGCGCGTCGTGATCGCCGACGAAGGCGGTGACCCCCTCGGCCGCCACGAGCTCGACGAGCTGTACGGCGCCACGCTGGCGGAGGGCCTCGAGTCGCGCCTGGTGATCCTCAGCGGACCGGGTCGCGACGACATCCTCCCCGCCGACACCTACCGCCGGCTCGCTGCGGACCTGCGCGAAAGCGGGGCCGCGGTCGTGGTCGACCTGGCCGGACCACGCCTCGCGGCCGCCCTCGCCGGCGGAGTCGACGTGCTGAAGGTGAGCGACGAGGAACTGCTGGCCGACCGGTTGATCTCGGACAGGTCTGTAGGCGCTGTCAGAAGGGCCATGCGCCTCCTGCGCGAGCGCGGAGCGCGCACCGTCGTCGTCTCCCGCGCCGAGGAGCCCTTGCTGCTCTTGGACGAACGAGGCTTTCTCGAGGTGAGCACGCCGCGGCTGCAGGTGGCCGACGACCGCGGCGCGGGCGATTCCCTGACGGCAGGGCTGGCTGCGGGTATGGCCGGCGGCGAGCCCCCACGCGAAGCGGTGCGGCTGGGCGCGGCAGCCGGAGCGCTCAACGTCACGCGGCATGGGCTCGGCACCGGCGACCCGGCCGCGATCGCGGCCCTGCTCGAGACGGTGGTCGTGCGGGATGCCAGCGGGAGCGAAGAGGCCCTCCCCGAGCAGCCCGTCATGGGCCGGGTGAGCCCGGATGGTCTCGCAGCCCTGGCGGAGCCCGAGGATGGAAGATGA
- a CDS encoding 5'/3'-nucleotidase SurE, whose amino-acid sequence MTRALITNDDGIDAPGLHALARSARAAGLEVTVAAPARQSSGASASIMAEDRDGRIAVERRTLAGLEDLPAFAVHGGPGLIALIAAHGAFGEPPEVVLSGVNHGANVGRAVIHSGTVGAALTGGLNRAWAVAVSLDVGMRPVEFHWDVAAEAALSLLPDLLERPPGTVLNVNAPNSASNRGIRESSLAPFGIVQTTLSEREEHHIRLAVEDLPHAPEPGTDAAHLADGWVTVTGLESVTGVPLGLR is encoded by the coding sequence ATGACCCGGGCGCTCATCACCAACGACGACGGCATCGACGCTCCCGGCCTGCACGCGCTGGCACGCAGTGCCCGCGCTGCCGGCCTGGAGGTCACGGTCGCCGCGCCGGCCCGGCAATCCAGCGGCGCCAGTGCGTCGATCATGGCCGAAGACCGCGACGGGCGCATCGCGGTCGAGCGGCGCACGCTGGCGGGACTGGAGGACCTTCCCGCGTTCGCCGTGCACGGCGGCCCCGGGCTCATCGCGCTGATCGCCGCGCACGGCGCCTTCGGAGAGCCGCCAGAGGTCGTGCTCTCGGGCGTGAACCACGGTGCGAACGTCGGCCGGGCGGTCATTCACTCGGGCACGGTGGGAGCGGCTCTCACCGGCGGGCTGAACCGCGCCTGGGCCGTCGCTGTCTCACTCGACGTCGGCATGCGCCCGGTGGAGTTCCACTGGGACGTCGCCGCCGAGGCCGCGCTGAGCCTGCTTCCCGACCTGCTCGAGCGACCGCCCGGCACTGTGCTGAACGTCAACGCCCCGAACAGCGCGTCGAATCGCGGCATCCGGGAATCCTCCCTCGCTCCCTTCGGCATCGTGCAGACGACGCTGAGCGAGCGCGAAGAGCATCACATCCGCCTCGCGGTCGAGGACCTCCCCCATGCGCCGGAACCCGGCACGGATGCCGCGCACCTCGCAGACGGCTGGGTGACGGTCACCGGGCTGGAGTCTGTGACGGGCGTGCCACTAGGGCTGCGCTGA
- a CDS encoding MarR family transcriptional regulator encodes MPQTVVRHENEHLYAEPPATPAGSVLSNAILRLRRGERAQAERAHQRSGLGGVDLTALRYLVQAYRDGRDISPKSLLAMLRTSSATITNVVDRLVARGLVQRVQHPRDRRAHYLVPTDEAVRLVDAAYAAHHTAVVEVIDSLTDEQAEIAALVIGRLADRLDELDRSEILAAVDAAR; translated from the coding sequence ATGCCCCAGACCGTCGTGCGGCACGAGAACGAGCACCTCTACGCCGAACCGCCGGCGACGCCTGCAGGGAGCGTCCTGAGCAACGCCATCCTGCGGCTGCGGCGTGGCGAACGTGCGCAGGCGGAGCGCGCGCACCAGCGCTCGGGCCTGGGAGGCGTCGATCTCACCGCGCTGCGGTACCTCGTACAGGCGTACCGCGACGGGCGGGACATCAGCCCGAAGAGTCTGCTGGCCATGCTGCGGACTTCCAGCGCGACGATCACCAACGTCGTCGACCGACTGGTCGCCCGGGGCCTCGTCCAGCGCGTGCAGCATCCGCGTGACCGGCGCGCGCACTACCTGGTCCCCACGGATGAGGCGGTCCGTCTCGTCGACGCGGCGTACGCCGCGCATCACACCGCGGTCGTCGAGGTCATCGACTCGCTGACCGATGAGCAGGCTGAGATCGCCGCTCTTGTCATCGGCCGCCTGGCCGATCGTCTCGACGAACTCGACCGCTCCGAGATCCTGGCGGCCGTCGACGCGGCGCGCTGA